A region from the Biomphalaria glabrata chromosome 14, xgBioGlab47.1, whole genome shotgun sequence genome encodes:
- the LOC106050729 gene encoding uncharacterized protein LOC106050729 isoform X1, translating into MNRLIRKRFYLTRMNRMRIFNYAALLHIAALLIDVNDGIKEDIFVNLQEFNQKDSITNCTHGLLAQIDRLGLKAFLQYTGANDYAKTVVEIVSIEMKDSKSRVYSVLQEISFSRCLQRTSYFVRCEKITDNKYQISIQMLAKALMNKAILLIAISNGTHRIQSNIINLPTVFDPFNVALYVNGKKLSPTECLIDLSHTKQITFCCDLNAPSATMATIYHNGAAVAESERCAAHFAETNANDDSMSFLCSYCNARTENITCRLIFGHTAMEKITENKGAGHTVEEDINTIVILVAVQIVVIVLVIIFITFLAIYLRRKKFRSLQKSTFQLDVDAESTEMEEPLQYSGQNFHETTPVAQTIRQNIQDQDNAEPDEQFLLYRNSQRGTGRRHSLPTVRFTTQLMVNN; encoded by the exons ATGAATA GATTGATAAGAAAAAGGTTTTACTTAACAAGAATGAATCGCATGAGAATATTTAATTACGCAGCACTATTGCACATTGCAGCTCTTCTTATTGATGTTAACGACGGCATCAAAG AAGACATCTTTGTCAATCTTCAAGAATTCAACCAAAAGGATAGCATTACAAACTGTACCCATGGCCTGCTGGCACAGATTGATAGGTTGGGCCTCAAAGCATTCCTGCAGTACACAGGAGCAAATGATTATGCTAAAACTGTCGTGGAAATTGTATCCATAGAAATGAAGGATAGTAAGAGTAGAGTCTATTCAGTG TTGCAAGAGATATCGTTTTCAAGATGCTTACAGAGAACGAGCTATTTTGTGCGCTGTGAAAAGATTACTGACAATAAGTATCAAATCAGCATTCAGATGTTAGCCAAGGCATTAATGAATAAAGCCATTCTTTTGATCGCGATATCTAATGGAACACATCGTATACAAAGTAACATTATCAATCTCCCTACTGTATTTG ATCCATTCAATGTAGCTCTGTACGTGAACGGGAAAAAGCTATCTCCCACTGAATGTCTCATTGATTTGAGTCATACCAAACAGATTACATTTTGCTGTGACTTAAATGCCCCCTCTGCAACGATGGCTACAATTTATCATAACGGTGCGGCCGTAGCAGAGTCAGAAAGGTGTGCGGCTCATTTTGCTGAGACCAATGCGAATGATGATTCAATGAGTTTTTTATGCAGCTATTGTAACGCACGCACTGAGAATATCACATGTCGCCTGATATTCG GTCATACTGCAATGGAGAAGATTACAGAAA ATAAAGGAGCCGGCCACACAGTGGAAGAAGACATCAACACTATTGTGATTCTTGTAGCCGTACAGATTGTCGTTATTGTCCTTGTCATTATATTTATAACCTTTCTTGCAATTTACCTGAGGCGTAAGAAATTTAGATCGCTGCAAAAATCGACATTCCAGCTAG atGTTGATGCAGAAAGTACAGAAATGGAGGAACCATTACAATACTCTGGACAAAACTTTCAtg aaacgACTCCAGTGGCTCAAACGATTCGACAAAATATTCAAG ACCAAGATAATGCAGAGCCAGATGAACAATTTTTGCTCTACCGGAATTCACAAAGAG gtactGGCCGAAGACACTCACTTCCAacag tgCGTTTTACAACACAATTAATGGTTAACAACTAA
- the LOC106050729 gene encoding uncharacterized protein LOC106050729 isoform X2: MNRMRIFNYAALLHIAALLIDVNDGIKEDIFVNLQEFNQKDSITNCTHGLLAQIDRLGLKAFLQYTGANDYAKTVVEIVSIEMKDSKSRVYSVLQEISFSRCLQRTSYFVRCEKITDNKYQISIQMLAKALMNKAILLIAISNGTHRIQSNIINLPTVFDPFNVALYVNGKKLSPTECLIDLSHTKQITFCCDLNAPSATMATIYHNGAAVAESERCAAHFAETNANDDSMSFLCSYCNARTENITCRLIFGHTAMEKITENKGAGHTVEEDINTIVILVAVQIVVIVLVIIFITFLAIYLRRKKFRSLQKSTFQLDVDAESTEMEEPLQYSGQNFHETTPVAQTIRQNIQDQDNAEPDEQFLLYRNSQRGTGRRHSLPTVRFTTQLMVNN; this comes from the exons ATGAATCGCATGAGAATATTTAATTACGCAGCACTATTGCACATTGCAGCTCTTCTTATTGATGTTAACGACGGCATCAAAG AAGACATCTTTGTCAATCTTCAAGAATTCAACCAAAAGGATAGCATTACAAACTGTACCCATGGCCTGCTGGCACAGATTGATAGGTTGGGCCTCAAAGCATTCCTGCAGTACACAGGAGCAAATGATTATGCTAAAACTGTCGTGGAAATTGTATCCATAGAAATGAAGGATAGTAAGAGTAGAGTCTATTCAGTG TTGCAAGAGATATCGTTTTCAAGATGCTTACAGAGAACGAGCTATTTTGTGCGCTGTGAAAAGATTACTGACAATAAGTATCAAATCAGCATTCAGATGTTAGCCAAGGCATTAATGAATAAAGCCATTCTTTTGATCGCGATATCTAATGGAACACATCGTATACAAAGTAACATTATCAATCTCCCTACTGTATTTG ATCCATTCAATGTAGCTCTGTACGTGAACGGGAAAAAGCTATCTCCCACTGAATGTCTCATTGATTTGAGTCATACCAAACAGATTACATTTTGCTGTGACTTAAATGCCCCCTCTGCAACGATGGCTACAATTTATCATAACGGTGCGGCCGTAGCAGAGTCAGAAAGGTGTGCGGCTCATTTTGCTGAGACCAATGCGAATGATGATTCAATGAGTTTTTTATGCAGCTATTGTAACGCACGCACTGAGAATATCACATGTCGCCTGATATTCG GTCATACTGCAATGGAGAAGATTACAGAAA ATAAAGGAGCCGGCCACACAGTGGAAGAAGACATCAACACTATTGTGATTCTTGTAGCCGTACAGATTGTCGTTATTGTCCTTGTCATTATATTTATAACCTTTCTTGCAATTTACCTGAGGCGTAAGAAATTTAGATCGCTGCAAAAATCGACATTCCAGCTAG atGTTGATGCAGAAAGTACAGAAATGGAGGAACCATTACAATACTCTGGACAAAACTTTCAtg aaacgACTCCAGTGGCTCAAACGATTCGACAAAATATTCAAG ACCAAGATAATGCAGAGCCAGATGAACAATTTTTGCTCTACCGGAATTCACAAAGAG gtactGGCCGAAGACACTCACTTCCAacag tgCGTTTTACAACACAATTAATGGTTAACAACTAA
- the LOC106050729 gene encoding uncharacterized protein LOC106050729 isoform X3, which produces MKDSKSRVYSVLQEISFSRCLQRTSYFVRCEKITDNKYQISIQMLAKALMNKAILLIAISNGTHRIQSNIINLPTVFDPFNVALYVNGKKLSPTECLIDLSHTKQITFCCDLNAPSATMATIYHNGAAVAESERCAAHFAETNANDDSMSFLCSYCNARTENITCRLIFGHTAMEKITENKGAGHTVEEDINTIVILVAVQIVVIVLVIIFITFLAIYLRRKKFRSLQKSTFQLDVDAESTEMEEPLQYSGQNFHETTPVAQTIRQNIQDQDNAEPDEQFLLYRNSQRGTGRRHSLPTVRFTTQLMVNN; this is translated from the exons ATGAAGGATAGTAAGAGTAGAGTCTATTCAGTG TTGCAAGAGATATCGTTTTCAAGATGCTTACAGAGAACGAGCTATTTTGTGCGCTGTGAAAAGATTACTGACAATAAGTATCAAATCAGCATTCAGATGTTAGCCAAGGCATTAATGAATAAAGCCATTCTTTTGATCGCGATATCTAATGGAACACATCGTATACAAAGTAACATTATCAATCTCCCTACTGTATTTG ATCCATTCAATGTAGCTCTGTACGTGAACGGGAAAAAGCTATCTCCCACTGAATGTCTCATTGATTTGAGTCATACCAAACAGATTACATTTTGCTGTGACTTAAATGCCCCCTCTGCAACGATGGCTACAATTTATCATAACGGTGCGGCCGTAGCAGAGTCAGAAAGGTGTGCGGCTCATTTTGCTGAGACCAATGCGAATGATGATTCAATGAGTTTTTTATGCAGCTATTGTAACGCACGCACTGAGAATATCACATGTCGCCTGATATTCG GTCATACTGCAATGGAGAAGATTACAGAAA ATAAAGGAGCCGGCCACACAGTGGAAGAAGACATCAACACTATTGTGATTCTTGTAGCCGTACAGATTGTCGTTATTGTCCTTGTCATTATATTTATAACCTTTCTTGCAATTTACCTGAGGCGTAAGAAATTTAGATCGCTGCAAAAATCGACATTCCAGCTAG atGTTGATGCAGAAAGTACAGAAATGGAGGAACCATTACAATACTCTGGACAAAACTTTCAtg aaacgACTCCAGTGGCTCAAACGATTCGACAAAATATTCAAG ACCAAGATAATGCAGAGCCAGATGAACAATTTTTGCTCTACCGGAATTCACAAAGAG gtactGGCCGAAGACACTCACTTCCAacag tgCGTTTTACAACACAATTAATGGTTAACAACTAA